A region of Asticcacaulis excentricus DNA encodes the following proteins:
- the mutS gene encoding DNA mismatch repair protein MutS produces MNATPSSEKDLKAQLDGATPVMAQYLEVKAANPGSLLFFRMGDFYELFFEDAEQAAGALSLALTKRGKHQGEDIPMAGVPAHAAEAYIAKLIRLGFRVAICDQLEDPSEAKKRGYKAVVKRGITRIVTPGTLTEDSLLEERGANRLVALSQRAGVMALASLELSTGEVECLELTPETLGTHLSALRPSESLVSDRILQDENLYALLKYCGGAIQPQPASLSDPAAGAARLKRLYGVETLDGFGAFSPSELSALGMLAAYIDLTQAGKAPVLKAPRKVASLAYLAIDPSTRLSLEIERTQKGSREGSLMSAIDRTITSGGSRLLAARLSRPLNNPVEINRRLDAVQWFLAQRSLRQEVRGRLRGMSDMARALSRLGLGRGGPRDLKVIRDCLDLARDMVGLLQPNNPETRLDPEWPAEIHAHVEALTASENVLDLLFKLDMALVDEPPLTTRDGGFIKPGYNSHLQDAISLRNDSRQIILRMESDLQQETGLPLKIKYNAVLGYFIELTAKQAEALSDTHRQRFIHRQTLANQMRFSTPDLIDLDARIARAGSDALNLELAIFEDLREEVRRNAHPLQDMFDAFCALDVAAAAAEWAEDLEATRPVVDDSLVFDARGARHPVVVAALRAEGKPFTPNDCCLDASGQSGPRLDLVTGPNMAGKSTFLRQNALLVIMAQAGLFVPAASFRLGVVDRLFSRVGAGDDLAQGRSTFMMEMVETAAILTQATQRSFVILDEIGRGTATFDGLAIAWACAENLHEVVKARALFATHYHELAQLESLLAHTHNISMTAREWNGELIFLHEAKRGAADRSYGVQVARLAGMPPVVVARAKDILERLETDKAHQLKLDDLPLFATVQAQVAVAAVQKSAETELEKAVKGINPDDLSPREALEVIYRLRGLV; encoded by the coding sequence ATGAACGCGACCCCCTCTTCCGAAAAAGACCTCAAAGCGCAACTCGACGGCGCGACGCCGGTGATGGCCCAGTATCTGGAGGTGAAGGCCGCCAATCCCGGCTCGCTCCTGTTCTTTCGCATGGGTGATTTTTACGAGCTATTTTTTGAGGATGCCGAGCAGGCGGCCGGGGCCCTGTCTCTGGCGCTCACCAAGCGCGGCAAGCATCAGGGCGAAGACATTCCCATGGCCGGTGTGCCCGCCCACGCCGCCGAAGCCTATATCGCCAAGCTGATCCGCCTGGGGTTCCGCGTCGCCATCTGCGACCAGCTTGAAGACCCGTCCGAAGCCAAAAAGCGCGGCTATAAGGCGGTGGTGAAACGTGGCATTACGCGCATCGTCACGCCGGGCACCCTGACCGAAGACAGCCTGCTGGAGGAGCGCGGCGCCAACCGACTGGTAGCCCTGTCACAGAGGGCGGGCGTGATGGCGCTGGCCTCGCTGGAACTGTCCACGGGTGAGGTGGAATGTCTGGAACTGACGCCGGAGACGCTGGGCACGCATCTGTCGGCGCTGCGGCCGTCCGAAAGCCTTGTGTCTGATCGTATTCTTCAGGATGAGAACCTCTACGCCCTGCTGAAATATTGCGGCGGCGCGATTCAGCCGCAACCGGCGTCTCTGTCCGATCCGGCGGCCGGCGCGGCGCGGCTGAAGCGGCTTTATGGCGTTGAAACGCTGGACGGGTTTGGGGCGTTTAGCCCGTCCGAACTGTCGGCGCTCGGGATGCTGGCGGCCTATATCGACTTGACGCAGGCGGGCAAGGCCCCGGTGCTCAAGGCCCCCAGAAAGGTCGCCTCTCTGGCCTATCTGGCCATCGACCCGTCCACCCGCCTCAGTCTGGAGATCGAGCGCACGCAAAAGGGCAGCCGCGAAGGCTCGCTGATGTCGGCCATCGACCGCACCATCACCTCCGGTGGCTCCCGCCTTCTGGCGGCGCGTTTGTCGCGTCCGCTGAACAACCCGGTCGAGATCAATCGCCGACTGGACGCCGTGCAGTGGTTCCTGGCTCAGCGGTCGCTGCGTCAGGAGGTGCGCGGCCGTTTGCGCGGCATGAGCGATATGGCGCGCGCCCTGTCGCGGCTGGGTCTGGGGCGTGGGGGGCCGCGAGATCTGAAGGTCATCCGCGACTGCCTCGATCTGGCCAGAGATATGGTCGGCCTGTTGCAGCCCAATAACCCGGAAACCCGGCTCGACCCTGAGTGGCCCGCTGAAATTCATGCCCATGTCGAGGCCCTGACCGCGTCGGAAAACGTGCTGGACCTGTTGTTCAAGCTCGACATGGCGCTGGTCGATGAGCCGCCCCTTACGACGCGCGATGGGGGTTTCATCAAGCCCGGCTACAACAGCCATCTTCAGGACGCCATCAGCCTGCGCAACGACTCGCGTCAGATCATACTGCGCATGGAGTCCGACCTCCAGCAGGAAACCGGCCTGCCGCTGAAGATCAAATATAATGCGGTTTTGGGCTATTTCATCGAACTGACGGCCAAACAGGCCGAGGCCTTGAGCGACACCCATCGTCAGCGCTTTATCCATCGTCAGACGCTCGCCAACCAGATGCGTTTTTCGACGCCGGACCTGATCGATCTTGACGCGCGCATCGCCCGCGCCGGGTCCGATGCGCTCAATCTCGAACTGGCCATTTTCGAGGACCTGCGCGAGGAGGTCCGCCGCAACGCGCATCCGTTGCAGGATATGTTCGACGCCTTCTGCGCGCTGGATGTCGCCGCCGCCGCGGCCGAATGGGCCGAAGACCTTGAGGCCACCCGCCCCGTCGTGGACGACAGCCTTGTCTTTGACGCCAGGGGGGCGCGTCACCCGGTCGTGGTGGCGGCCCTGCGCGCCGAAGGCAAGCCGTTCACGCCCAATGATTGCTGCCTCGATGCGTCGGGCCAGAGCGGGCCGCGGCTCGACCTCGTGACGGGGCCGAACATGGCCGGTAAATCGACCTTCTTGCGCCAAAACGCCCTGCTGGTGATCATGGCACAGGCCGGCCTGTTCGTTCCGGCGGCATCGTTCCGGCTGGGCGTGGTCGATCGCCTCTTTTCGCGCGTCGGGGCCGGTGACGATCTGGCGCAAGGGCGTTCGACCTTCATGATGGAGATGGTTGAAACCGCGGCCATCCTCACTCAGGCGACCCAGCGGTCCTTCGTCATTCTGGATGAGATCGGGCGCGGTACGGCGACCTTCGACGGTCTGGCCATCGCCTGGGCCTGCGCTGAGAACCTGCATGAGGTGGTTAAGGCACGCGCCCTGTTCGCCACCCACTATCATGAGCTGGCCCAGCTTGAATCCTTACTCGCCCATACCCACAATATCTCCATGACGGCGCGTGAGTGGAATGGCGAGCTGATCTTCCTGCACGAAGCCAAACGCGGCGCCGCGGATCGATCCTACGGCGTGCAGGTGGCGCGTCTGGCCGGAATGCCGCCGGTAGTGGTGGCCCGCGCCAAAGACATACTGGAGCGGCTGGAGACCGATAAGGCGCATCAGCTCAAACTGGATGATCTGCCCCTGTTTGCCACGGTTCAGGCACAGGTCGCGGTTGCTGCGGTGCAAAAGTCCGCCGAAACCGAGCTGGAAAAAGCGGTCAAAGGCATCAATCCGGACGACCTCAGCCCCCGCGAGGCCCTGGAAGTTATCTATCGTTTAAGGGGTTTGGTGTAA